The Jiangella sp. DSM 45060 genome contains the following window.
ACCTCGGTGGCGGTACCGACGGTGGACCGCGGGCTGCGGTTCGTCAGGTACTGGTCGATGCTGATGGACGGCGACAGTCCGGTGATGGAGTCGACCGGCGCCTTGCTCACCCAGGCGGTGACCAGCCCGAGCGACTCCATGTACTGGCGCTGTCCCTCGCGGTGCAGCAGGTCGAAGGCGAGGGTGGACTTGCCGGACCCGGACCGGCCGGTCAGCACGACCAGCCGGTGGCGCGGGATGGCGACGGTGACGTTCTTCAGGTTGTGCAGGCGGGCGTTCGTGACCCTGATCTCGCCGGAATCCATCCTTCAATTCTCCCATTGAGTCGCTTGTTGAAGGTTGACCGCGGCCAGAGCGCTGAAGGCCGCGATAAGCTTCAACTCCGCCGTGCAACGGGAGGGACGATGGCGCTGCGCCCGGTCGACCTCGGGCGGGCCGTGGGCATCTCGGCCCAGCAGGTCCGCAACTACGAGGAGGACGGCCTGCTGCCGCCGGCGCCGCGATCGGAGTCGGGGTACCGGCAGTTCACCGAACGGCACCGCGAGGCGCTGCTCACCTACCGCGCGCTGCTGGCCGGCTACGGCGTCATCGCGGCGCGGGCGATCATGCGCTCCGTCCACGACGACGACGTGTCCGGCGCGCTCGCGCTGGTCGACGCCGTCCACGCCGAGCTGCACGACCAGCGGCGGCAGCTGCGCGAGACCGCGGGCGCGGTCGAGACGCTGGCCGGCGCACCGCGGGCCGCGCCGCGGAGTGGGCCGGGGTTGCGGGTCGGCGAGGTCGCGCGGCGGCTCGGCGTGCGGACGTCGGCGCTGCGCACGTGGGAGGCGTACGGCCTGCTCGCCCCCGCGCGCGAGCCGGGCACGTCGTACCGCAGCTACACCCCTGACGACGTCCGCGACGCCCAGCTGGTCAACCTGCTCCGGCAGAGCCACTACGGGCTGCCGCAGGTGCGCCAGGTGCTGGACGAGCTGCGCCGCACCGGCAGCACCGCGGCGCTGCGCGCCGTGCTCGCCCAGCGCGCGGATCAGCTGACCGCGCGGGCGCTGGCCATGCTCGACGGCGCCGGCCGGCTGCACGCGTACGTGACCTCCGAACCGGCACCCCCTCGAGGCGACGAGGTCACTGCCGCGTCATGGCGATCCTGAAGCGCTCCTCGGGAGTGATCAGGTGGTCGACGTCCTCGGCGGCGGCGTCGATGTCGAGCTGGACCCGGCGGACCCGGCCCGTGAACACGCCCTGCCCGTCGCGCAGGTCGTCCGTCACCGGGGTGCCGGAGTCGTGCCCGACGTCGGCGGTCTCGTCGGCGGAGAACAGCATCGGGACGGTCGCGTCGATCCGGCCCGAGCCGGCCTCCCGCCCGTCGACGTACAGCGTCGCCGTCCCGCCCTTGCCCAGCCCGCCGCCGTCATAGCTGAACTCCATCCGCACCTGGTGCTCGCCCGGCGGCACCGGGTCGGCGCCCCGCACCTTGAACCGGCGCAGGCCGAACAGGTTGTAGCAGTACACCGGCCGGCCGTCGACGAGGTACAGGCTCCAGCCGCCGAAGGCGCCGCCCTGCGCCACGATCGTGCCGGTGGCGCCGTCGCCGGGCACCACGATGTCGGCGGTGACGGCGTGCGACTTGTTCTTCAGCACCAGCAGCGAGTTCTCCGACAGCCGCCCCATCCCGCCGAACAGCACCTGTGACGAGCCGTGGATCAGCTGCGGCCGGCCGGCGAGGTCGGCGTTGAACCGCTCCACGCGCCGGTCGTCCAGGGGCAGCACGTGGTATTTCGCCGCCTCGATGAGGAACAGCCGCTGCAACCGGGCCAGCGTGTCCGGCTGCTCGGCGGCGAGGTCGTGCGCCTGCGTCCAGTCGTCGGGACCGTAGAGCTCCCAGACGTCGTCGTCGTAGGCCGGCAGTTCGGCCGTCGGCTCCCACGGCGTACTGTGCCGGGTCACCGCCGTCCAGCCCTCGTGGTAGATGCCGCGGTTGACGAACATCTCGAAGTACTGCGTCGTGTGCCGGTCCGGCGCCGCAGCGTCGGCGAACGTGTACGCCATCGACACGCCCTCCAGCGGCGCCTGCTGGATGCCGTTGACGAAGGCCGGGTGCGGCAGCCCGGCGACCTCGAGCACCGTCGGCGCCACGTCGATGACGTGGTGGAACTGGTCGCGTGTCTCGCCGGGGGCGGGGATGCCGCGCGGCCAGCGCACGATGGTCCCGTTGCGGGTGCCGCCCCAGTGCGACGCGACCTGCTTGGTCCACTGGTACGGCGTGTCCATCGCGTGCGCCCAGCCGACGGCGTAGTGGTTGTAGGCCGCCGGTGTGCCGAACTGGTCGATCCGCGACGCCATGAACTCGGTGTCCTGCAGCGCGCCGGCGCCGTTGAGGTTCATCAGCTCGTTGAAGGTGCCGTGCACGTCACCTTCGGCCGACGCGCCATTGTCGCCGATGATGCAGAAGACGAGGGTGTCGTCCAGCACCTGCAGGTCGGCCAAGGCATCGATGAGCCGCCCGGTGTGGTGGTCGGTGTGCTCCATGAAGCCGGCGTAGACCTCCATCTGCCGGGCCAGCACCGGCTTGAGATCGTCGGGGATGTCGTCCCACGCCGGGATCTCCGCGGGCCGTGCGGTCAGCTCTGCGTCGGGCGGGACGACCCCGAGCCGCCGCTGCCGCTCGACGGTCTCCTCGCGCAGGACGTCCCAGCCCTGGTCGAAGCGGCCGCGGTAGCGATCGGACCACTCCGCGGGCACGTGGTGCGGGGCGTGGGTCGCACCCGGCGCGTAGTACAGGAAGAACGGCTTGTCCGGCATGAGCGCCTTCTGCTCGCGCACCCACTCGATCGCCCGGTCGGTCATGTCCTCGGTGAAGTGGTAACCCTCCTCCGGCGAGCGGTCCGGCTCGACGGGGACGGTGTCGCGGTACAGCGCCGGGGCGTACTGGTTCGTCTCGCCGCCGATGAAGCCGTAGAAGTGCTCGAACCCGTTACCCGGACTCGGCCACCGGTCGAACGGGCCCATCGGACTGGTCTCCCACACCGGCACCTCGTGACACTTGCCGAAGTGCGCCGTCGCGTAGCCGTTCAGTTTCAGCGCCTCGGCCAGCGTCGCCTTCTCCTTCGGCCGCAGCGAGTTGTATCCCGGCGCCGACGTGGCGATCTCGGTGATGCCGCCCATGCCGACCGAGTGGTGGTTGCGGCCGGTCAGCAACGCCGCCCGGGTCGGCGAGCACAACGCCGTCGTGTGGAAGCGGGTGTAGCGCAGGCCGCCGGCGGCCAAGCCCTCGAACGCGGGGGTGTGGCACGGTCCGCCGAACGCGCTGCTCGACCCGAACCCGGCGTCGTCGATGAGCACGATCAGCACGTTCGGCGCGCCCGCGGGTGGCCGCAGCGGTGTGATCGGCGGGTACGACGTGTCCGGGTCCTTCGCGTCGTAGGTGGTGACGCCGACGTGCTGCTGGTCCGGGATCGGCAGCACCGCGCGTTGCGGCTGGGTCTGGTCGCTGGCCATGGTGTCCCCCTCGGGCTCGCCCGGACGACCACTCTTCCGGCGGGGGCGGCAGTGGTCCTCACCCGGCCTGGGTGAGGACCACCGGGTCAGTCGGACGCGGCGTCGCGGGCCGCCTCGCGCGCCTCCCGCACCGCCTCGCCCGCGTTGGCCCACGGCGTGCCGGCCCACGGGTCGTAGTCGACCTCGAGCGGCTCCTGCTCAGGACGGCGTTCGTCCGGCACGTGCTGCAGGTTGACGCGGATGCGGTACCAGAGCGAGCTGCGCCCGCGCATGCCGTCGACCAGGATGTCGGCCGGCTCGAGGTGCGGCACGACATCGGCGTGGCGGTCCTTCCAGCGCTCCAGCCCGGCCAGCGCCTCGTCCTTGGTCTTGGCCCGGGCGATCTCGATCAGCGGCATCGTCTGCGTGCGCCGCCCGGTGCCCTTCGGCGGCTTCTCGGCCGGCCCGAGCCGTTCGGCCAGCTCGAGCAGCGGCTCCAGCGACCCGGCCGACGTCTCGATGCCGGCCCACGGGTCGCCGATCTCGGCGTACCGGCGCGGCGCGGTGGCCAGCGTGAAGTCCTCGGCCCGGCAGCCGGGGACCTCGTCCCACGTCAGCGGCATCGACACCCGGGCGTCGGCCTTGGCGCGGACGGAGTAGGCGGAGGCGACCGTGCGGTCCTTGGCGTTCTGATTGAAGTCGACGAAGACGCCCTCGCGCTCTTCCTTCCACCACTTCGCCGTGGCGATGCCGGGCGCGCGGTTCTCGACCTCGCGGGCGACGCTCTCGGCGGCCAGCCGCACCTGCCGGTACGACCACAGCGGGTCGATGCGGGTGTAGATGTGGAAGCCGCGCGAGCCGGACGTCTTCGGCCACGCGGTCAGCCCGTGGTCCTGCAGCACCTCGCGCGCCACCTGCGCGACGTCGAGGATCTGCGCCCACTCGATGCCCGGGTTGGGGTCGAGGTCGATGCGCAGCTCGTCCGGACGGTCGAGGTCCTCGGCGCGGACGGGGTGCGGGTTGAGGTCGATGCAGCCGAGGTTGACCACCCACGCCAGCGCCGCGGCGTCGCGCACCACCACTTCGTCGGCGGACGTGCCGGAGCGGTAGCGCAGCGTCGCGACGTCGATCCAGTCGGGCCGCTTCTGCGGAGCGCGCTTCTGGAAGAACGCCTCCTGGTCGATGCCCTTGACGAACCGCTTGAGGATCATCGGACGGCCCTCGACGCCGCGCAACGCGCCTTCGGCGACCGTCAGGTAGTAGCGGACGAGGTCCAGCTTGGTGTGGCCGCCGTCGGGGAAGATCACCTTGTCTGGATGGGTGATCGTCACCTCACGCCCGGCGACCTCCAGCACCTGCGAGGACGACATGACACCACCATAGAGGGACCCCCGGGCGTCAGCCCGGCTCCGGCGGCGGGGCCTCCTGCGCCAGCGCCGCCTCGGCGACCGGGTGCTCGACCAGCGCGAGGACCCGGCTGGACATGAACCGGGCGGTGCGCACCGGCGTGCCCGACCGGGTGACCTCGGCGACCACGACGACGCCGCGGCCGATGCTGACGTCGACCCGGCGGCCGGCCTTCGTGGCGACGATCTCGTAGCTGCGCGTGGTGTCGCCGGCATCGATGACGATCTCGACCTTGTCGCCCCGCATGGACACCTCCGTCGGCCGCCGCTACCTCCACGATGCCACGCGGCACCGACAGCCCGGCGGCATCAGCCGGCCCACTCCAGCAGCGGCGAGCGGCGCTGCGGGTCGCGCAGCTCGGCGATCGACTGCTTCTCCAGCTGGCGCACCCGCTCCTTCGTGAGGCCGACGCGCTCGCCGACCTCCTGCAACGTGTGCTCCCGGCCGTCGTGCAGGCCGTACCGGAGCGTGATGATCAGTGCCTCGCGCGGCGGCAGCGTGTCGACCAGCGCCCGCAGCTCCTGGGCCAGCGCGTGGTACTCGACGACGTCGGCGGCCTGCAGGATCTCGGTGTCCTCGATGAGGTCGCCGATGCTGGCGCTGCCCTCGTCGCCGACCGGGGTGTCGAGGCTGACGGTGTCGCGGGCGATGCGGCGCAGCTCGGCGACGCGCGACTCCGTCAGGCCGGACTCGGCGGCCGCCTCCGCGATCGTCGGCTGGCGACCCAGGGCCGCCTGCAGCCCGCGTTCCACCCGCCCGAGCTTCGCGATGCTCTCCAGGACGTGCACCGGCAGCCGGATCGTCCGGGCCCGCTCGGCCTTGCCGCGCTCGATGGCCTGGCGGATCCACCACATCGCGTAGGTCGAGAACTTGAACCCCTTCGCGTAGTCGAACTTCTCCACGGCACGGATCAGCCCGAGATTGCCCTCCTGCACGACGTCCAGGAAGGACAGCCCGGTGTTGCGGTAGTACTTGCGCGCCGCGGACACCACCAGCCGCAGGTTCGCGCGGATCATGTGGTCCTTGGCCCGTTCGCCGTCGCGGACCAGCGCCTCCAGCTCGGCCGGGGCGGCCGCTCCGGCGCCCGTCTCCAAGAGCTCCGCCGCGTAGACGCCCGCCTCGATGCGACGGGCCAGCTCGACCTCCTCGGCCGCCGACAGCAGCGGCGTGGCGCCGATCTGCCGGAGGTACTGGCCGACGAGGTCGTAGTCCTCGTCCGGCTCCCGCGGTTCGCTCCGCATCGCCGCGCGCCGATGCCCGTGATGTGCCATGTTCGGCGGCTACCCACCATCGGACGGCGTAAACGGCGGATCGCCCCGGCGGCGAGGGGGTACTGACCAGGTGAAGGAAGGGAGTTCCCGATGACCACCGACACCCCGCACACGCTGGTCCACCTCACCGATTCCGGCCTGGCCGTGACGGCCGACGACGACGTGCGCGGCCGCGAGGTCGTCGACCGCAACGGCGACGAGGTCGGCACCGTCGACGACCTCGTCATCGACCCGGAGGAGAAGAAGGTGCGCTTCCTGCAGGTCGGCTCCGGCGGCTTCCTCGGCCTCGGCGAGCGCAAGCAGCTGATCCCCGTCGACGCGATCGTGCGGATCGACGAGAAGGTGCACATCGCCCAGGACCGCGGCCACGTGGCCGGAGCGCCGGCGTATGACCCGGACCTCGTGCCGGCCCGCGAGTACTACGAGGAGCTGTACGGGTACTACGGCTACCCGCCGTTCTGGGCGGCCGGCTACGCGTACCCGCCGTACCCCTTCTATCTGTGACGGGTCACTCGGCCGCGGCGGCCGCCTCCTCGTAGTCCAGCCGCTCCAGTTCGCGCCGCATGATCTCGTCGTCCAGCTCACCGGCGTCGCGGGCGGCGGTGAGCGCCAGCCGCTGGGCGGCGAGGATCTCGCGGCGGACGGCGAGCATGGTCTCGCGCACCGCGGGGGCGTGCTCGGCCTCCTCGACCTCGGCGTCCAGAGCGTCGGCGGAGTGCCGGGCCCGCATCGCGGCGGCGAAGCGGTCCCGCATGGTGGTGAGGGCGACGGGATCGGCGCCCGGCGGCGGGTGGTCGAGCAGGTCGCGCAGGGTCTGCTCGGCCGCCGCCCGCGCGATCCGGCGTGCCCGCCGGACCTCCTCGGACTCCTCCTCGCGCTCCGCGTCGTCGTCGATGTCCATGCGCCGGACCAGGACCGGCAGCGTCGGCGCCTGGATGAGCAGGCTCCCGACGGCGACGACGAACGCGAGCGCCTGGATGGTGCTGCGGCCCGGGAACGGCTCGCCGGACGCCGTCACGGCGGGCACACCGGCCGCCGCGGCCAGCGTCACCACCCCGCGCATGCCGGACCACGAGAGCACCGTGAGCTGCGCCCGCGGCAGCGGCTGGTGGGTACGCGGCCGCCGCCGGCGCCGTCGCCACGGGAGCCGCAGGTAGCGCCGTCGCAGCACCCGCTGGCCGTAGGTGAGGAACACCCAGAACGGCCGGATCAGCAGCACCGTCAGCAGCACGACGACGGCCGACAGCGCGAACCGCGCCCACTCGCCGTCCGCCAGCCCCAGGTCGGCGAAGACGAACCTGCACTGCAGGCCCATGTAGGCGAAGACGAACGCCTCGAGCAGGGTGTCGAGGCTGCGCCAGACCTGCCGGCCCTGCAGCCGTGTC
Protein-coding sequences here:
- a CDS encoding MerR family transcriptional regulator → MALRPVDLGRAVGISAQQVRNYEEDGLLPPAPRSESGYRQFTERHREALLTYRALLAGYGVIAARAIMRSVHDDDVSGALALVDAVHAELHDQRRQLRETAGAVETLAGAPRAAPRSGPGLRVGEVARRLGVRTSALRTWEAYGLLAPAREPGTSYRSYTPDDVRDAQLVNLLRQSHYGLPQVRQVLDELRRTGSTAALRAVLAQRADQLTARALAMLDGAGRLHAYVTSEPAPPRGDEVTAASWRS
- a CDS encoding arylsulfatase is translated as MASDQTQPQRAVLPIPDQQHVGVTTYDAKDPDTSYPPITPLRPPAGAPNVLIVLIDDAGFGSSSAFGGPCHTPAFEGLAAGGLRYTRFHTTALCSPTRAALLTGRNHHSVGMGGITEIATSAPGYNSLRPKEKATLAEALKLNGYATAHFGKCHEVPVWETSPMGPFDRWPSPGNGFEHFYGFIGGETNQYAPALYRDTVPVEPDRSPEEGYHFTEDMTDRAIEWVREQKALMPDKPFFLYYAPGATHAPHHVPAEWSDRYRGRFDQGWDVLREETVERQRRLGVVPPDAELTARPAEIPAWDDIPDDLKPVLARQMEVYAGFMEHTDHHTGRLIDALADLQVLDDTLVFCIIGDNGASAEGDVHGTFNELMNLNGAGALQDTEFMASRIDQFGTPAAYNHYAVGWAHAMDTPYQWTKQVASHWGGTRNGTIVRWPRGIPAPGETRDQFHHVIDVAPTVLEVAGLPHPAFVNGIQQAPLEGVSMAYTFADAAAPDRHTTQYFEMFVNRGIYHEGWTAVTRHSTPWEPTAELPAYDDDVWELYGPDDWTQAHDLAAEQPDTLARLQRLFLIEAAKYHVLPLDDRRVERFNADLAGRPQLIHGSSQVLFGGMGRLSENSLLVLKNKSHAVTADIVVPGDGATGTIVAQGGAFGGWSLYLVDGRPVYCYNLFGLRRFKVRGADPVPPGEHQVRMEFSYDGGGLGKGGTATLYVDGREAGSGRIDATVPMLFSADETADVGHDSGTPVTDDLRDGQGVFTGRVRRVQLDIDAAAEDVDHLITPEERFRIAMTRQ
- the ligD gene encoding non-homologous end-joining DNA ligase — encoded protein: MSSSQVLEVAGREVTITHPDKVIFPDGGHTKLDLVRYYLTVAEGALRGVEGRPMILKRFVKGIDQEAFFQKRAPQKRPDWIDVATLRYRSGTSADEVVVRDAAALAWVVNLGCIDLNPHPVRAEDLDRPDELRIDLDPNPGIEWAQILDVAQVAREVLQDHGLTAWPKTSGSRGFHIYTRIDPLWSYRQVRLAAESVAREVENRAPGIATAKWWKEEREGVFVDFNQNAKDRTVASAYSVRAKADARVSMPLTWDEVPGCRAEDFTLATAPRRYAEIGDPWAGIETSAGSLEPLLELAERLGPAEKPPKGTGRRTQTMPLIEIARAKTKDEALAGLERWKDRHADVVPHLEPADILVDGMRGRSSLWYRIRVNLQHVPDERRPEQEPLEVDYDPWAGTPWANAGEAVREAREAARDAASD
- a CDS encoding sigma-70 family RNA polymerase sigma factor; protein product: MAHHGHRRAAMRSEPREPDEDYDLVGQYLRQIGATPLLSAAEEVELARRIEAGVYAAELLETGAGAAAPAELEALVRDGERAKDHMIRANLRLVVSAARKYYRNTGLSFLDVVQEGNLGLIRAVEKFDYAKGFKFSTYAMWWIRQAIERGKAERARTIRLPVHVLESIAKLGRVERGLQAALGRQPTIAEAAAESGLTESRVAELRRIARDTVSLDTPVGDEGSASIGDLIEDTEILQAADVVEYHALAQELRALVDTLPPREALIITLRYGLHDGREHTLQEVGERVGLTKERVRQLEKQSIAELRDPQRRSPLLEWAG
- a CDS encoding PRC-barrel domain-containing protein; protein product: MTTDTPHTLVHLTDSGLAVTADDDVRGREVVDRNGDEVGTVDDLVIDPEEKKVRFLQVGSGGFLGLGERKQLIPVDAIVRIDEKVHIAQDRGHVAGAPAYDPDLVPAREYYEELYGYYGYPPFWAAGYAYPPYPFYL
- a CDS encoding Na+/H+ antiporter produces the protein MQLLLVVVGAIAVTAVANRRGLQPSIVVVVLASAVSFVPGLPRFELEPDLILSVVLPPLLYSAALDFSVYSLARNLRPILSLGVGMVVVSTLVTGVVANWVVPGLGLVSALVLGAVVAPPDAVSAVAIGRKLGLPKRLMTILTGESLVNDATALTIFTLAVAAATGSHPFIGNALLLFVYSAVVGVGVGVALAAGVHWTRQRLGESGLETALGLVVPFAAFLFAEELHASGVLAVVAAGFWLGHHDADAGFETRLQGRQVWRSLDTLLEAFVFAYMGLQCRFVFADLGLADGEWARFALSAVVVLLTVLLIRPFWVFLTYGQRVLRRRYLRLPWRRRRRRPRTHQPLPRAQLTVLSWSGMRGVVTLAAAAGVPAVTASGEPFPGRSTIQALAFVVAVGSLLIQAPTLPVLVRRMDIDDDAEREEESEEVRRARRIARAAAEQTLRDLLDHPPPGADPVALTTMRDRFAAAMRARHSADALDAEVEEAEHAPAVRETMLAVRREILAAQRLALTAARDAGELDDEIMRRELERLDYEEAAAAAE